From Verrucomicrobiia bacterium, the proteins below share one genomic window:
- a CDS encoding HYR domain-containing protein, with product MPSTPFFGLIFFKEKNIVRTLVRKTELLFLCLSAAALLGFTDKKQNPDLTGGFLSPSVTTDQYDYPPGGTVRIIGNGFLPGEGVQLVVEHVDSSVTGGDGHHPWTVAASARGGFVSDWTVPYDDNLGEVLRVRATGQTSRSQATALFVDANTQLSLMTSLPDTLCPGEAIEICANLSQRCGSGDLSSLSGQNLIFYVNAGDCGANVGQAGEDTVETDAQGNACFNWTVPETPGVFSLRIKFQGEQKPNPCPDIGNSACNPADPAANKRCTNLSSSNTCFTFVVDSSACGCQAPVLTCPAFIARHNDPGQCGAVVNYSIQASGECSPITVACVPPTGSFFLVGTTNVVCTATDTAGNASSCSFPVTVQDAEPPQVFCNQNISVTTGPGQTGVPVVYSASTLDNCASSGAVCSPPSGSLFPVGVTTVTCTASDASQNSASCSFTITVNAVLFFQRNGAFAGDQLGFSVAGGGDLNGDGFTDFLVTIPGADVGGAGNSAALPDAGSVGVFSGADGQLLYEINGIESGDRLGGSAGIGGDVNNDGYADFIVGSPDADVSGMVDAGAAYVYSGYDGSVLYKVKGTATADRLGGSAGLLEDINSDNYDEFIICAPGADGGGAGGSTVLQDAGAVYVYSGLDGSLLYQITGEEAANRLGGSLGVGGDVDEDGVEDFIVGTPEADINGMVDAGAAYVYSGKTGQLLYSIYGPAAGDQFGYAVGISGNPDGAGGDDFIVGAPGTDVLSAGSAATLLDAGAAYIYSGSDGTLLHEFKGTEEANRLGGSVGLIEDVDMGGEDDFYIAGPEADPNGLIDAGTMTVYSGETGQPLFQVDGESSGDRLGGSVSIFESLTGKEGITRFLIGAPGADFGTETDAGSAFVYQIAFKGDMNGDGRLAAADVVLLLNCIYLNSGFCPVEIADMNCDGSLISPTDVVILLNATFLAEPIFCVQ from the coding sequence TTGCCATCGACGCCGTTTTTCGGTTTAATCTTTTTCAAAGAAAAAAATATCGTACGTACGCTCGTTCGGAAAACTGAGCTTCTGTTTCTGTGCTTGTCGGCGGCGGCGCTTCTTGGTTTCACCGACAAAAAGCAAAACCCCGATTTGACCGGGGGATTTTTAAGCCCCTCGGTGACCACCGACCAATATGACTATCCCCCGGGCGGTACGGTTCGCATAATCGGAAACGGTTTTCTACCCGGGGAGGGCGTGCAACTGGTAGTGGAGCATGTCGATTCATCCGTCACGGGAGGAGATGGACATCATCCCTGGACGGTTGCCGCCTCTGCCAGAGGAGGATTTGTAAGCGATTGGACGGTTCCCTACGACGACAACCTCGGGGAAGTTTTACGAGTGCGCGCGACGGGGCAGACTTCCCGCTCCCAAGCTACCGCACTTTTTGTGGATGCCAACACCCAGCTTTCTTTGATGACAAGCCTGCCGGATACGCTTTGCCCCGGCGAGGCAATCGAGATCTGTGCCAATCTTTCCCAGCGCTGTGGCTCGGGGGATTTGTCGTCCCTGTCGGGCCAAAACCTTATTTTTTACGTCAACGCCGGCGACTGCGGAGCCAATGTGGGCCAGGCCGGGGAGGATACCGTTGAGACGGATGCGCAGGGAAACGCCTGCTTTAACTGGACGGTTCCGGAAACGCCGGGGGTATTTTCGCTGCGCATAAAATTTCAGGGGGAACAAAAGCCGAATCCCTGTCCGGACATTGGCAACAGCGCCTGCAACCCGGCCGATCCTGCGGCCAACAAACGTTGCACCAATTTATCCTCCTCCAACACCTGTTTCACCTTTGTCGTCGATTCAAGCGCCTGCGGATGCCAAGCTCCGGTTTTGACCTGTCCCGCTTTTATCGCCCGGCATAACGACCCTGGACAATGCGGGGCCGTTGTCAATTATAGTATACAAGCATCTGGAGAATGTAGTCCGATAACCGTTGCCTGCGTCCCTCCGACCGGTTCTTTCTTCCTGGTCGGTACAACCAACGTGGTCTGCACGGCAACGGACACCGCCGGGAATGCAAGCAGCTGCTCGTTTCCGGTTACGGTGCAGGATGCGGAGCCGCCACAGGTCTTCTGCAATCAAAATATTTCGGTCACCACCGGGCCCGGTCAAACGGGCGTGCCGGTCGTATATTCCGCCTCCACATTGGATAACTGCGCCAGCTCGGGGGCCGTCTGTTCCCCCCCTTCCGGCTCGCTATTTCCGGTCGGCGTAACAACGGTGACCTGCACGGCTTCCGATGCTTCACAAAACTCCGCTTCCTGTTCATTCACCATCACCGTAAACGCGGTTCTCTTTTTTCAGCGTAATGGCGCTTTTGCCGGAGACCAGCTGGGGTTTTCTGTTGCCGGCGGCGGGGACTTAAACGGTGACGGTTTTACCGACTTTTTGGTTACCATTCCCGGGGCGGATGTTGGAGGGGCGGGAAATTCCGCGGCCCTGCCGGATGCCGGTTCGGTCGGGGTCTTTTCCGGGGCGGACGGGCAGCTACTGTATGAAATCAACGGAATTGAATCGGGGGACCGGCTTGGCGGTTCGGCCGGAATCGGTGGAGACGTTAACAACGATGGTTATGCCGATTTCATCGTCGGTTCGCCCGACGCGGACGTAAGCGGGATGGTCGACGCGGGTGCGGCCTACGTCTATTCCGGTTACGACGGGAGCGTGCTCTACAAAGTCAAAGGAACCGCCACGGCGGACCGGCTGGGAGGCTCTGCCGGTCTTCTGGAGGACATTAACAGCGACAATTACGACGAGTTTATTATTTGCGCCCCGGGCGCCGATGGGGGCGGGGCGGGGGGCTCGACCGTCCTGCAAGATGCCGGCGCAGTTTACGTTTATTCCGGTCTGGACGGCAGCCTGCTTTATCAAATAACCGGCGAAGAGGCCGCCAATCGGCTGGGGGGATCCCTGGGAGTCGGAGGGGATGTGGATGAAGACGGCGTGGAGGATTTTATCGTCGGAACGCCGGAGGCGGATATAAACGGGATGGTCGATGCGGGCGCGGCCTATGTCTATTCCGGTAAGACCGGGCAACTTCTGTATTCGATTTACGGTCCAGCAGCCGGTGATCAGTTCGGGTACGCGGTTGGAATTTCTGGAAACCCGGACGGCGCCGGCGGGGATGATTTCATCGTCGGCGCGCCGGGAACGGATGTTCTCTCTGCGGGGAGCGCCGCCACACTGTTGGATGCCGGCGCCGCCTACATCTATTCCGGGTCGGACGGGACGCTTCTGCATGAATTCAAGGGAACGGAAGAGGCCAACCGCTTGGGCGGATCCGTCGGCTTGATTGAAGACGTGGACATGGGGGGTGAGGACGATTTTTACATTGCTGGCCCGGAGGCTGATCCAAACGGATTAATCGATGCAGGCACGATGACGGTCTATTCGGGTGAAACCGGCCAGCCCCTTTTCCAGGTGGATGGGGAATCCTCCGGAGACCGGCTGGGCGGGTCGGTGAGCATCTTTGAGTCGCTTACCGGCAAAGAAGGAATTACCCGCTTCCTTATCGGCGCTCCGGGAGCCGACTTTGGAACGGAAACCGACGCTGGTTCAGCTTTCGTTTACCAAATCGCCTTTAAAGGAGATATGAACGGTGACGGACGCTTGGCGGCGGCGGATGTGGTGCTTTTGCTTAACTGCATTTATCTGAATAGCGGCTTCTGCCCGGTTGAAATAGCCGATATGAACTGCGACGGTTCCCTGATAAGCCCGACCGATGTCGTGATTCTTCTGAATGCGACCTTTTTGGCAGAACCGATCTTCTGCGTGCAGTAA
- a CDS encoding GAF domain-containing SpoIIE family protein phosphatase, producing the protein MAEYLQEENQKLRQAVEELSLLNEIATAVSSTMPMEEINKLIVSKCLSRIRAEQGYISLIDSQEKTGNTHTLVRVFDKSTLTVPFRLGITLTGWMVKNQTPLLVNDALTDERFQGTEWNGVPVRSVLAVPLKVKNRLIGFMALFNRKEGDFTPEDQRLLSIVGMQSAQTIEAARLYEEEKRAAAMEEELRAAKTIQQNLLPKTVPQIAGFNVAGYMLPAKEVGGDYYDYLTLPEGRWGFVVADVAGKGLPAAMLMSNLQGTIRAQAGVTNSCAQCVVVANRMLKLSVSPGQFVTLFLAALDPVKMTLSYCNAGHNPPYLFKPDGSHRELTVGGPLLGAFDGLPYDEETVMLSGGEVLVIFSDGVTEANNETGEMFGEGRLLGTVKPVLSKTAPEILAQVTESVRRFAGSAPAADDLTLLVIKAL; encoded by the coding sequence ATGGCGGAATACTTGCAGGAAGAAAACCAGAAACTCCGGCAGGCGGTGGAGGAGCTTTCGCTTTTGAACGAAATTGCCACGGCGGTTTCCTCCACGATGCCGATGGAGGAAATTAACAAGCTTATCGTGAGCAAATGCCTTTCCCGTATCCGGGCAGAACAGGGGTACATCTCTCTTATTGACAGCCAGGAAAAAACCGGTAACACCCACACCTTGGTACGGGTATTCGACAAATCCACCCTAACGGTCCCCTTCCGGCTGGGTATCACGCTCACCGGCTGGATGGTGAAAAACCAAACGCCACTTCTGGTCAATGACGCCTTGACCGACGAACGGTTTCAGGGAACCGAGTGGAACGGCGTTCCCGTCCGCTCGGTTCTTGCCGTACCGCTCAAGGTCAAAAACCGGCTCATCGGCTTTATGGCTCTTTTTAACCGGAAGGAGGGGGATTTCACGCCGGAGGACCAGCGGCTTTTGTCCATTGTGGGGATGCAATCGGCCCAGACCATTGAAGCGGCCCGGCTGTACGAGGAGGAAAAGCGGGCCGCGGCCATGGAAGAGGAGTTGCGGGCCGCCAAGACCATCCAACAAAATCTCCTCCCCAAAACCGTTCCCCAGATAGCCGGCTTTAACGTGGCCGGCTATATGCTCCCGGCCAAGGAAGTGGGAGGGGATTATTACGATTACCTGACTTTGCCGGAAGGGCGCTGGGGGTTTGTGGTGGCCGACGTGGCCGGCAAAGGGCTTCCGGCGGCGATGCTGATGTCAAATCTGCAGGGAACCATCCGCGCCCAGGCCGGCGTGACCAATTCCTGCGCCCAGTGCGTGGTGGTTGCCAACCGGATGCTCAAGCTTTCCGTTTCTCCCGGACAGTTCGTCACCCTCTTTCTGGCCGCATTGGACCCGGTTAAAATGACGCTTTCATACTGCAACGCCGGCCACAATCCCCCCTATCTTTTCAAGCCGGATGGAAGTCACCGGGAGCTGACCGTCGGCGGGCCGCTTTTGGGGGCGTTTGACGGGTTGCCCTATGACGAGGAAACGGTAATGCTTTCTGGGGGGGAGGTCTTGGTGATATTTTCCGATGGCGTTACGGAGGCGAACAATGAAACAGGAGAGATGTTCGGTGAAGGGCGGTTACTTGGAACGGTCAAACCGGTTTTGTCAAAAACAGCTCCGGAGATTTTGGCGCAGGTCACCGAATCCGTGCGCCGTTTCGCCGGCAGCGCCCCGGCGGCGGACGATTTGACGCTTTTGGTGATTAAGGCTCTGTAG
- a CDS encoding prolyl oligopeptidase family serine peptidase: MRKSQPYLLKSRVILLLVFGFLGITQVGWGQKFSYPPARMDASVVEDYHGTKVADPYRWLENPDSPEVLDWVEAQNRLTAAFVNIPAREKVKTRLTKLWNYPKYGLPKKKEGRYFFTKNEGLQNQSVLYMQKGLDATPSVVIDPNQLSTDGTIALSATEYTKDGTLLAYALSTKGSDEQEFRIRNLDTGKDYDEVLKFCKFTDVAWKHNKEGFFYNRYPDPSTVAPEDRNRYNKLYWHKLGTPQSEDPLVYERPDNGDMGFSPKITEDGRYLVIHVWHGTDPKNRIYYKDLETDGPIVRLLDEADALYSFVYNAGSTFYFHTDLNAPRGRIIAVDLKNPARENWREILPQQEDVISSVSAVNNQFVVVFRHHAHNQLKTYNLNGSFLRDIELPTIGSVAGISGGPNDSEMFYNFTSFLYPTTIFRYDFQTNQSAVFRKPEVDFDPAGYETKQVFYPSKDGTKIPMFLTHKKGLESDGDNPVWLYGYGGFNSSMTPFFSLTRLVWLEAGGIYATACLRGGDEYGEEWHQAGMLEKKQNVFDDFIAAGEWLIANKYTSSSKLVINGGSNGGLLVAACMVQRPELFGAVVCQVPVIDMLRYHKFTVGHYWAPEYGNAEENPEHFKFLHAYSPLHNIKKGTAYPPAIITSADTDDRVVPAHSKKFAAAIQTADAGKNPILLRVETKAGHGAGKPTTKVIEEQSDIYAFVFKVLGMEESIQALKKPKSTEP; this comes from the coding sequence ATGCGAAAGAGTCAACCCTACCTACTCAAAAGCCGTGTTATCCTTCTTTTAGTTTTCGGCTTCTTGGGAATAACCCAGGTGGGCTGGGGACAGAAATTCTCCTATCCCCCTGCTCGGATGGATGCCTCGGTGGTGGAGGACTACCACGGCACGAAGGTGGCCGACCCGTATCGCTGGCTGGAAAATCCGGATTCACCGGAGGTTTTGGACTGGGTGGAGGCGCAAAACCGATTGACCGCCGCTTTCGTCAACATTCCCGCGCGGGAAAAGGTCAAAACCCGGCTGACCAAACTCTGGAATTATCCCAAATACGGCCTTCCCAAGAAAAAGGAGGGGCGGTATTTCTTCACCAAAAACGAGGGGCTGCAAAACCAGTCCGTGCTGTATATGCAAAAGGGGTTGGATGCGACGCCTTCGGTGGTCATCGACCCGAACCAACTAAGCACGGACGGCACGATTGCCCTTTCGGCAACGGAATACACCAAGGACGGAACGCTCTTGGCCTATGCTTTATCAACCAAGGGGAGCGATGAACAGGAATTCCGGATTCGCAATCTGGACACCGGCAAGGATTACGACGAGGTCTTAAAGTTTTGCAAGTTTACGGACGTCGCTTGGAAACACAACAAGGAGGGCTTCTTTTACAACCGCTACCCCGATCCTTCCACCGTGGCCCCGGAAGACCGGAACCGCTACAACAAACTCTACTGGCACAAATTGGGAACGCCACAGTCGGAAGACCCGCTCGTCTATGAGCGGCCGGACAACGGGGACATGGGCTTTTCTCCAAAAATCACTGAGGACGGCCGCTATCTGGTCATTCATGTCTGGCACGGCACGGATCCGAAAAACCGGATTTACTACAAGGATCTGGAAACCGACGGGCCAATTGTGCGGCTATTGGATGAGGCCGACGCCCTGTACAGTTTCGTATACAATGCCGGTTCCACCTTCTATTTTCACACCGATTTGAATGCTCCTCGCGGACGCATTATCGCCGTTGATTTGAAAAACCCTGCCCGGGAAAACTGGAGGGAGATTTTGCCCCAGCAGGAGGATGTAATTTCTTCGGTGAGCGCCGTCAACAACCAATTCGTCGTCGTGTTCCGGCATCATGCTCATAATCAATTGAAAACTTATAACCTGAACGGCTCCTTCCTGCGGGATATCGAACTGCCCACCATCGGCTCCGTAGCCGGGATTTCCGGGGGGCCCAACGACTCCGAAATGTTCTACAACTTCACCTCCTTTTTGTACCCGACCACCATTTTCCGCTACGATTTCCAGACGAATCAGAGCGCCGTTTTCCGTAAGCCCGAAGTCGATTTTGATCCCGCCGGCTATGAAACCAAGCAGGTGTTTTACCCCTCGAAAGATGGCACCAAAATACCGATGTTCCTCACGCACAAAAAAGGGTTGGAGTCAGACGGAGACAACCCGGTCTGGCTCTACGGTTACGGCGGATTTAACTCCAGCATGACTCCCTTCTTCTCTCTTACCCGCTTGGTTTGGCTCGAGGCGGGGGGGATCTACGCTACGGCCTGCCTGCGGGGTGGGGATGAATACGGCGAGGAATGGCACCAAGCCGGAATGCTGGAGAAAAAACAGAATGTGTTTGACGACTTCATCGCCGCAGGAGAATGGTTAATTGCCAATAAATACACCAGTTCTTCCAAGCTGGTCATCAACGGCGGCTCCAACGGCGGGCTTTTGGTGGCCGCCTGCATGGTCCAGCGCCCGGAGCTTTTCGGCGCGGTGGTCTGCCAGGTGCCGGTGATTGACATGCTCCGCTACCACAAGTTCACGGTCGGCCATTACTGGGCGCCGGAATACGGCAACGCGGAGGAAAACCCGGAGCATTTCAAGTTTCTGCACGCCTATTCCCCGCTGCACAACATCAAGAAAGGAACGGCTTACCCGCCCGCAATAATCACCAGCGCCGACACGGACGACCGGGTGGTGCCGGCCCATTCAAAAAAGTTCGCCGCCGCCATTCAAACCGCGGATGCGGGGAAAAACCCGATTCTTTTGCGGGTGGAGACGAAGGCGGGACACGGCGCCGGGAAACCGACCACCAAGGTTATCGAGGAGCAATCGGACATTTACGCGTTCGTGTTCAAGGTTTTGGGGATGGAAGAAAGTATTCAGGCCTTGAAAAAGCCAAAATCTACAGAGCCTTAA
- the purF gene encoding amidophosphoribosyltransferase has protein sequence MPAELLPEKCGVFGIYGAKNAAELTYLGLYSLQHRGQESSGIVSNFNGKLHIRKGMGQVNDVFTKESLAELPGHIAIGHNRYSTTGANSVTNIQPFLFHYKGKSIAVGHNGNLTNTLSLRKKLEDAGAIFQSTTDTELILHLVAHSKKNDPIEKIIDALKQCEGAYSLTFITNEAIVAARDPKGFRPMALGRIDRAWVVASETCAFDIIGAEYLREVNPGEVLVIDEKGPKSYFPFEKQEHAFCIFEFIYFARPDSMIYGENVDKVRRRLGRQLAIEKPVEADIVIAVPDSSNTAALGFSEQSGIKLEIGFIRNHYVGRTFIHPEQAIRDLDVRIKFNPVKGVLKDRRVVIVDDSIVRGTTSKKLVSMVRDVGAKEVHFRVSAPPIVSPCFYGIDMPTKEELIGSSRTVEEIRKYLGVDSLGYLSIEGMLSMPSLPRENFCVACFAGKYPTKIEFHGKDALEKKDRRPAEIWP, from the coding sequence ATGCCTGCCGAGCTTTTACCGGAAAAATGCGGGGTTTTTGGCATTTACGGCGCTAAAAACGCCGCGGAATTGACTTATCTGGGGCTTTATTCCCTCCAGCACCGCGGACAGGAATCGTCCGGAATCGTCTCCAATTTCAATGGGAAACTGCATATCCGCAAAGGGATGGGACAGGTCAACGACGTTTTCACCAAGGAGTCGCTTGCGGAATTGCCCGGGCATATCGCCATCGGCCACAACCGCTACTCCACCACCGGGGCCAATTCCGTCACCAACATCCAGCCGTTTTTGTTCCATTACAAGGGAAAAAGCATCGCCGTCGGCCACAACGGCAACTTGACGAACACGCTATCGCTTCGCAAAAAACTGGAGGATGCGGGCGCCATCTTCCAATCCACCACCGATACGGAGTTGATTTTGCATTTGGTGGCGCACTCCAAGAAGAACGATCCGATCGAAAAAATCATCGATGCACTGAAGCAGTGCGAAGGGGCGTATTCACTTACGTTCATAACGAACGAAGCCATCGTGGCGGCCCGCGACCCAAAGGGGTTTAGGCCCATGGCCTTGGGAAGAATTGACCGCGCCTGGGTCGTGGCCTCCGAAACCTGCGCTTTCGACATCATCGGCGCGGAGTATTTGCGGGAAGTGAACCCGGGGGAGGTCTTGGTCATCGATGAAAAAGGGCCAAAGTCGTATTTCCCGTTTGAAAAGCAGGAGCACGCTTTTTGCATCTTCGAATTCATCTACTTCGCCCGCCCCGATTCGATGATTTACGGGGAAAATGTGGACAAGGTGCGCCGCCGGCTGGGACGGCAGCTGGCCATCGAAAAACCGGTGGAGGCGGACATCGTCATTGCCGTTCCGGACAGCTCCAACACCGCCGCGCTCGGTTTTTCGGAACAGTCCGGCATCAAGCTGGAAATCGGCTTCATACGCAATCACTATGTGGGGCGCACCTTCATCCACCCGGAGCAGGCCATCCGGGACTTGGACGTGCGCATAAAGTTCAACCCTGTGAAGGGGGTTTTGAAGGACCGGCGGGTGGTGATCGTGGATGATTCCATCGTGCGCGGCACCACCTCCAAAAAACTGGTGTCGATGGTGCGGGATGTCGGGGCCAAGGAAGTCCACTTCCGTGTTTCGGCGCCGCCGATTGTTTCCCCCTGTTTTTACGGCATCGACATGCCGACCAAGGAGGAACTGATCGGATCCAGCCGCACGGTGGAGGAGATTCGCAAGTATCTGGGCGTGGACTCGCTCGGCTATCTTTCCATTGAGGGGATGCTTTCGATGCCCTCCTTGCCCAGGGAAAATTTCTGCGTAGCCTGCTTTGCGGGCAAATATCCGACCAAAATTGAATTTCACGGCAAGGATGCCTTGGAGAAAAAAGACCGCCGCCCGGCGGAAATCTGGCCGTGA
- a CDS encoding CDP-alcohol phosphatidyltransferase family protein: protein MSKNGPIVNLPNLLSFARLGLLPVFLLLLTAESAAARLWAYVLGLFGLVSDVLDGFLARRLNQVTEFGKILDPLSDKIIVAGLTIFAMLEKNFPLWLAVLILGRDVFIILLALIWKNKLTFVPTSNLIGRLAALTVSLTLLAYVFDFHSAARILTPAALGMILFSSAVYGRRFLRQLGRTAALRTGGSNA from the coding sequence GTGTCCAAAAACGGACCGATTGTAAACCTGCCCAATTTACTTTCATTTGCCCGCTTGGGGCTTTTACCGGTTTTTTTGCTGCTATTAACCGCCGAGTCTGCCGCCGCCCGTCTCTGGGCCTACGTTTTGGGGCTTTTCGGCCTTGTTTCAGACGTTTTGGATGGTTTTTTGGCCCGCCGGCTGAATCAAGTAACCGAATTCGGCAAGATTCTGGACCCGCTTTCGGACAAAATCATCGTAGCCGGCCTGACCATTTTTGCAATGCTCGAGAAAAATTTTCCGTTGTGGCTGGCCGTTCTGATTCTGGGAAGGGATGTATTTATCATTCTTCTGGCGTTAATTTGGAAGAACAAATTGACTTTCGTCCCAACCTCCAATCTCATCGGCAGGCTGGCAGCCTTGACGGTGTCCCTCACTTTGCTTGCCTATGTATTCGATTTTCATTCCGCCGCGCGGATTTTGACGCCCGCGGCGCTCGGAATGATTTTATTTTCTTCGGCCGTTTACGGCCGGCGTTTTCTGCGCCAGCTTGGACGGACGGCCGCACTTCGAACGGGAGGTTCTAATGCTTGA
- a CDS encoding DUF4013 domain-containing protein, with product MLDVGKAFSLLFADKRWLEKWLLGALLHIAAVLIIGIPFLLGYLLEVTRRALKEETFELPEWQEWGIFFGQGLIFFIILLVYSLPVVFFSVISGCLTLPYLLLLYFIFPVLAFRFAQTGDFASAFRFNEMLAFIQANLANLVVVWFVGLLATVVASFGILAFFIGICFSAFWAEVAMFYLSGSLARVAPQTPPPSAPTSPPSV from the coding sequence ATGCTTGACGTTGGAAAGGCGTTTTCCCTGCTTTTCGCCGACAAACGCTGGCTGGAAAAGTGGCTTTTGGGGGCGCTTTTGCACATCGCCGCCGTATTGATAATCGGAATCCCTTTTCTTTTGGGCTATCTGCTGGAAGTCACCCGCCGGGCCTTGAAGGAAGAAACCTTTGAGCTTCCGGAATGGCAGGAGTGGGGGATATTTTTCGGCCAGGGGCTTATCTTTTTTATCATCCTATTGGTTTATTCCTTGCCGGTGGTTTTCTTTTCCGTCATTTCCGGCTGCCTGACTTTGCCCTATCTACTTTTGCTCTATTTTATTTTTCCCGTTCTGGCTTTTCGCTTTGCGCAGACCGGTGATTTTGCCTCCGCCTTTCGATTCAATGAAATGCTGGCCTTCATTCAAGCCAACCTGGCCAATTTGGTGGTCGTCTGGTTCGTAGGTCTCTTGGCCACAGTGGTGGCTTCCTTCGGCATTTTGGCTTTTTTTATCGGCATCTGCTTTTCCGCCTTTTGGGCGGAAGTGGCGATGTTTTATCTTTCCGGTTCACTTGCCCGGGTGGCGCCCCAAACGCCACCGCCTTCCGCTCCGACATCTCCTCCCTCCGTATGA
- a CDS encoding DUF2085 domain-containing protein: MFLAIPLTALAFSELAPSFGHSLFSPVCHQGPERSLGSLPLCSRCLGLYLGFGLAGFLVPAFSLRFSLKFIVVGLALSFVLAVLSFFFPIADGNYLRLILGLSVGAGLASLVKSILK, translated from the coding sequence TTGTTTCTCGCCATTCCGCTGACGGCTTTGGCATTTTCCGAGCTTGCGCCATCTTTTGGGCATTCACTTTTCTCACCGGTTTGTCATCAGGGTCCGGAGCGGTCTTTAGGGTCCTTGCCGCTCTGTTCCCGCTGCTTGGGTCTCTATCTTGGATTTGGATTGGCGGGGTTTTTGGTCCCGGCGTTCTCCCTTCGTTTTTCTCTGAAGTTTATCGTTGTTGGACTGGCACTTTCTTTTGTCCTGGCGGTTTTGAGTTTCTTTTTCCCAATCGCCGACGGCAATTACCTGCGGTTGATCTTGGGCCTTTCCGTGGGTGCTGGGCTTGCATCACTTGTTAAGTCCATCCTGAAGTAA